Proteins from a single region of Hordeum vulgare subsp. vulgare chromosome 6H, MorexV3_pseudomolecules_assembly, whole genome shotgun sequence:
- the LOC123403756 gene encoding benzaldehyde dehydrogenase, mitochondrial-like: MAARRAASSFLSRRLLARRPAGSLLGADNARRFLPGAVYRFSTAAAATADEEPIKPPVEVKYTQLLINGNFVDAASGRTFPTVDPRTGEVIARVAEGDAEDINRAVAAARRAFDEGPWPRMTAYERCRVLLRFADLIEQHNDEIAALESWDGGKPLEQSAGAEVPMAARCMRYYAGWADKIHGMVVPADGPHHVQVLREPIGVAGQIIPWNFPLLMFAWKVGPALACGNAVVLKTAEQTPLSALYVASLLHEAGLPEGVLNVVPGFGPTAGAALCSHMGVDKLAFTGSTGTGKIILELAARSNLKPVTLELGGKSPFIVMDDADVDQAVELAHRAIFFNQGQCCCAGSRTFVHESVYDEFVEKSKARAQRRVVGDPFKKGVEQGPQIDGQQFKKILGYVKSGVDSGATLVTGGDRLGSRGFYVQPTVFADVEDEMKIAKEEIFGPIQSILKFRDVGEVVRRANATQYGLAAGVFTGSLDTANAVARALRVGTVWVNCYDVFDAAIPFGGYKMSGVGREKGPYSLGNYLQTKAVVAPLRDPAWL, from the exons ATGGCCGCAAGGAGGGCCGCTTCGTCCTTCCTCTCACGCCGCCTCCTCGCACGGCGTCCTGCCGGTTCTCTTCTCGGAGCAG ACAATGCACGGCGCTTTTTGCCCGGAGCCGTTTACAGGTTCAGCACCGCAGCGGCCGCCACCGCCGACGAGGAGCCGATCAAACCCCCCGTGGAGGTGAAGTACACGCAGCTCCTCATCAACGGCAACTTCGTCGATGCAGCATCTG GGCGGACGTTCCCGACGGTGGACCCCCGCACCGGCGAGGTCATTGCCCGCGTGGCCGAGGGCGACGCCGAGGACATCAaccgcgccgtcgccgccgcccgcaGGGCCTTCGACGAGGGCCCCTGGCCGAGGATGACCGCCTAC GAGCGGTGCCGGGTGCTGCTGCGGTTCGCGGACCTGATTGAGCAGCACAACGACGAGATCGCGGCGCTGGAGTCGTGGGACGGCGGGAAGCCGCTGGAGCAGTCGGCGGGCGCGGAGGTGCCCATGGCGGCGCGGTGCATGCGGTACTACGCCGGGTGGGCGGACAAGATCCACGGCATGGTGGTGCCGGCCGACGGCCCGCACCACGTCCAGGTGCTGCGCGAGCCCATCGGCGTGGCTGGCCAGATCATCCCCTGGAACTTCCCACTGCTCATGTTCGCCTGGAAGGTCGGCCCTGCGCTCGCCTGCGGGAACGCCGTCGTGCTCAAGACCGCCGAGCAGACGCCGCTCTCCGCGCTCTACGTCGCCAGCCTCCTCCACGAGGCCGGGCTCCCGGAGGGCGTCCTCAACGTCGTCCCCGGCTTCGGCCCCACGGCCGGCGCCGCGCTGTGCAGCCACATGGGCGTCGACAAG CTTGCGTTCACCGGATCGACTGGCACTGGCAAGATTATTCTCGAGTTGGCGGCGAGGAGCAACCTCAAGCCGGTGACGCTGGAGCTCGGCGGCAAGTCTCCGTTCATCGTCATGGACGACGCCGATGTCGACCAGGCCGTCGAGCTGGCGCACCGCGCAATCTTCTTCAACCAG GGGCAATGCTGCTGCGCTGGGTCTCGCACGTTCGTGCACGAGAGCGTGTACGACGAGTTCGTGGAGAAGTCCAAGGCTCGCGCCCAGCGGCGTGTCGTCGGCGACCCCTTCAAGAAAGGTGTCGAGCAGGGACCTCAG ATCGATGGCCAGCAGTTCAAGAAGATCCTGGGCTACGTCAAGTCGGGCGTCGACAGCGGCGCCACCCTCGTGACCGGCGGCGACAGGCTAGGCAGCAGGGGCTTCTACGTCCAGCCGACTGTCTTCGCCGATGTCGAGGATGAAATGAAGATCGCCAAGGAGGAGATATTCGGGCCGATCCAGTCCATCCTCAAGTTCAG GGACGTGGGGGAGGTGGTGAGGAGGGCGAACGCGACGCAGTACGGGCTGGCGGCGGGTGTGTTCACGGGGAGCCTGGACACGGCGAACGCGGTGGCGCGGGCGCTGAGGGTGGGGACGGTGTGGGTGAACTGCTACGACGTGTTCGACGCGGCCATCCCCTTCGGCGGGTACAAGATGAGCGGCGTGGGGCGGGAGAAGGGACCCTACAGCCTCGGCAACTACCTCCAGACCAAGGCCGTCGTCGCGCCCCTCAGGGACCCCGCCTGGTTGTAG